From Peromyscus eremicus chromosome 3, PerEre_H2_v1, whole genome shotgun sequence, one genomic window encodes:
- the Foxi3 gene encoding forkhead box protein I3, with protein sequence MLSPKRLGQPRSPKAAAAPHQPSAADMALYCSENFVYSQPAAAAAPGAPSTSRAPYSFSDYTAPPAAAANPYLWLNGPGVGGPASAASYLGAPPPPPGAAPGPFLQPPAAPGTFAGTQRGFAQPSAAAPASPAGSAAPGELGWLSMASREDLMKMVRPPYSYSALIAMAIQSAPERKLTLSHIYQFVADNFPFYQRSKAGWQNSIRHNLSLNDCFKKVPRDEDDPGKGNYWTLDPNCEKMFDNGNFRRKRKRRSEANSNLTAASGTSKSEGLSSRLRASGKIEGDSPSSAMRPSQSPESPDDTKSTSSSPGASIPCLNTFFSSLSTLSVNPSSMSTQRAIPGNHRHLGGTQLPSSTFSNTSTPNSSPDSVQLSTVGGSNQLSSYYSPFPGGSSGDQSSPFSSPFYNFSMVNSLIYPRDGSDM encoded by the exons ATGCTCTCTCCGAAGCGCCTGGGCCAACCTCGTTCTCCCAAAGCCGCGGCCGCGCCGCACCAGCCCTCCGCCGCCGACATGGCCCTGTACTGCAGCGAAAACTTCGTGTACTCAcagcccgccgccgccgccgcgcccgGTGCGCCCTCGACCTCCAGGGCGCCCTACTCGTTTTCCGACTACACCGCGCCGCCCGCCGCGGCCGCCAACCCCTACCTGTGGCTCAACGGGCCCGGCGTGGGCGGCCCGGCCTCCGCTGCGAGCTACCTGGGcgccccgccgccgccccccGGAGCAGCTCCCGGGCCGTTCCTGCAGCCCCCGGCCGCTCCGGGCACCTTCGCGGGCACCCAGCGGGGCTTCGCGCAGCCCTCGGCTGCTGCTCCCGCCTCGCCCGCCGGCTCGGCAGCTCCGGGCGAGTTGGGCTGGCTGTCGATGGCCAGCCGCGAGGATCTGATGAAGATGGTGCGTCCGCCCTACTCGTACTCGGCGCTCATCGCCATGGCCATCCAGAGCGCTCCCGAGCGCAAGCTCACCCTGAGCCACATCTACCAGTTCGTTGCCGACAACTTCCCTTTCTACCAGCGCAGCAAGGCTGGATGGCAGAATTCCATCCGCCACAACCTATCACTCAACGACTGCTTCAAGAAGGTGCCCCGCGACGAGGACGACCCAG gaaAAGGTAATTACTGGACTCTAGATCCAAACTGTGAAAAAATGTTCGACAATGGAAACTTTCGTCGGAAGCGAAAGCGCCGTTCTGAGGCCAACAGCAACCTCACTGCAGCTTCAGGAACATCAAAATCGGAAGGGCTATCCTCAAGACTAAGAGCGAGTGGGAAGATAGAAGGAGACAGCCCCTCCTCTGCGATGAGGCCATCTCAGTCACCAGAGTCTCCAGACGACACCAAGAGTACCTCCTCCTCTCCTGGAGCATCCATCCCGTGCCTCAACACTTTCTTCAGCAGCCTTAGCACGCTAAGTGTGAACCCCAGCAGCATGAGCACCCAGCGAGCCATCCCAGGCAATCACCGCCACCTAGGGGGCACCCAGCTGCCCTCCAGCACGTTCTCCAACACCTCCACCCCAAACAGCTCTCCAGACTCCGTGCAGCTGAGCACGGTGGGTGGAAGTAACCAGCTGTCTTCCTACTACAGCCCATTCCCTGGCGGCAGCAGTGGGGACCAGAGTAGCCCCTTCAGCAGCCCTTTCTACAACTTCAGCATGGTCAACAGCCTCATCTACCCCCGGGATGGCTCTGATATGTAA